A DNA window from Pseudomonas tohonis contains the following coding sequences:
- a CDS encoding uroporphyrinogen-III synthase, producing the protein MTGWRLLLTRPADDSAVLGEILASHGVHSASLPLLEIQPLDDAPEHRATLLGLDRYRAVIVVSKPAARLGLERLARHWPQPPGQVRWFSVGAATGEVLTAAGLDAHWPESGDDSEALLALPAFTEALAAPHARVLIMRGEGGREFLAERLRGQGVTVDYLELYRRRLPDYPPRSLQRLIRAERLNGLVVSSGQGFEHLNALAGDDWPTLARLPLFVPSPRVAELARDAGAQVVVDCRGASASALLAALENQPAPAP; encoded by the coding sequence GTGACCGGCTGGCGCCTGCTGCTGACGCGCCCCGCCGACGACAGCGCCGTGCTGGGCGAGATCCTCGCCTCGCACGGCGTGCACAGCGCCAGCCTGCCACTGCTGGAGATCCAGCCGCTGGATGACGCCCCCGAACACCGCGCCACCCTCCTGGGCCTCGACCGCTATCGCGCGGTGATCGTGGTCAGCAAGCCCGCCGCCCGTCTCGGCCTCGAGCGCCTCGCGCGCCACTGGCCGCAACCTCCCGGCCAGGTCCGCTGGTTCAGCGTCGGCGCCGCCACCGGCGAGGTGCTCACGGCTGCCGGCCTCGATGCCCACTGGCCGGAAAGCGGCGACGACAGCGAAGCCCTGCTGGCGCTGCCGGCATTCACCGAGGCGCTGGCCGCCCCGCACGCACGCGTGCTGATCATGCGTGGCGAGGGTGGCCGAGAATTTCTCGCCGAGCGTTTGCGCGGCCAAGGCGTGACGGTGGACTATCTGGAACTCTACCGCCGCCGCCTGCCCGACTACCCGCCGCGCAGCCTGCAGCGGCTGATTCGAGCGGAACGCCTGAACGGCCTGGTGGTCAGCAGTGGGCAGGGTTTCGAGCACCTGAACGCACTGGCCGGGGATGATTGGCCCACCCTGGCCCGTCTACCCTTGTTCGTACCGAGCCCGCGCGTGGCCGAACTGGCGCGCGATGCGGGCGCGCAAGTCGTTGTGGACTGCCGGGGCGCCAGCGCCTCGGCCTTGCTGGCGGCGCTGGAGAATCAACCGGCCCCGGCCCCCTGA
- a CDS encoding uroporphyrinogen-III C-methyltransferase yields MSEADLAKTEQQPPASEPVIPATAKPASRGGGLAILALLVGAAGVAVAGWSLWQIRSLEARDQQQLSMVEDARGQAQSLQQREKKLTERLDQLPSAEELDERRRLLADLQGDQQRLSQRLETVLGASRKDWRLAEAEHLLRLASLRLSALQDITSAKALVEAADDILREQDDPAAFATREQLSRSLEALRTTAQPDRTGLFLQLGALREQATQLSPLAPAFEDKGGVLRNMAADGDGGSWWAEWLEKLSHYFRIQFDADQNIKPLLAGQGLSQVRLALSLALEQAQWAALHGQTQVYRQSLKQARDVLDSQFNAEKPESRALLARIDELATQPVEVKTPDLGASLEALQAYLQRSQRLADPKAAAAPEADPSQDPEAAPPVEGQGQ; encoded by the coding sequence GTGAGCGAAGCAGATCTGGCTAAAACCGAGCAGCAACCCCCGGCCTCCGAGCCCGTCATTCCTGCCACCGCCAAGCCGGCTTCCCGGGGCGGTGGCCTGGCCATCCTGGCATTGCTGGTGGGCGCCGCCGGCGTCGCCGTCGCCGGTTGGAGCCTGTGGCAGATACGCAGCCTCGAAGCCCGCGACCAGCAGCAGCTGAGCATGGTCGAGGACGCCCGTGGCCAGGCCCAGTCCCTGCAGCAGCGCGAGAAAAAACTCACCGAGCGCCTCGACCAGCTGCCCAGCGCCGAAGAACTGGACGAGCGCCGCCGCCTGCTGGCCGACCTGCAGGGCGACCAGCAGCGCCTGAGCCAGCGCCTGGAGACCGTTCTCGGTGCCAGCCGCAAGGATTGGCGCCTGGCCGAGGCCGAGCACCTGTTGCGCCTGGCCAGCCTGCGTCTCTCCGCGCTGCAGGACATCACCAGCGCCAAGGCCCTGGTGGAAGCGGCCGACGACATCCTCCGCGAGCAGGACGACCCCGCCGCGTTCGCCACCCGCGAGCAGCTCTCGCGCAGCCTCGAGGCGCTGCGCACCACGGCGCAACCGGACCGCACCGGGCTGTTCCTGCAACTCGGCGCGCTGCGCGAGCAGGCCACCCAGCTCAGCCCCCTGGCCCCGGCCTTCGAGGACAAGGGCGGCGTGCTGCGCAACATGGCCGCCGACGGCGACGGTGGCAGCTGGTGGGCCGAGTGGCTGGAAAAGCTCTCCCACTACTTCCGCATCCAGTTCGACGCCGACCAGAACATCAAGCCGCTGCTCGCCGGGCAAGGGCTGTCCCAGGTGCGCCTGGCCCTGTCGCTCGCCCTGGAGCAGGCGCAGTGGGCGGCACTGCACGGCCAGACCCAGGTCTATCGCCAGTCGCTGAAGCAGGCGCGTGATGTGCTGGATTCGCAGTTCAACGCCGAGAAACCGGAGAGCCGTGCATTGCTGGCGCGCATCGACGAACTCGCCACCCAGCCGGTCGAAGTGAAGACGCCCGACCTCGGTGCCTCCCTCGAAGCGCTCCAGGCCTACCTGCAGCGCAGCCAGCGTCTCGCCGATCCGAAGGCCGCCGCCGCGCCCGAGGCCGACCCGTCGCAGGACCCCGAAGCGGCGCCGCCGGTGGAGGGCCAGGGCCAATGA
- a CDS encoding heme biosynthesis HemY N-terminal domain-containing protein: MRRIILVLLLLAAAGTLVGMAVVQHPGYVLFAYKGFRYESSLWAFLALVAVVVLLLWLVRALLTLVFVSGGVVNPWSRRNARRRVRLASEQGLLDLAEGRWARALRHLRRAAEADPQPLMYYLGAARAANRIGQYEESDQLLERALERQPQAELAIALAHAELQQERGETDAALETLKVMQERHPRHHQVLRQLLQLYRQRGDSAALVGLLPDLRKNKALPESELNQLELSVWSDRLVHAGQAGLNEGETALNPLIQAWQHLSAAQRAEPRLVLAFADQLRHLGAEPEAEEAVRIALKRGYDDALVRFYGRLRGADPARQLQTAEAFLKDHPTDPALFLTLGRLCLQNSLWGKAREYFDTGLSFSREPELCAEQARLLAQMGELERSNQLFQEGLVQHLPALPLPGERVA, translated from the coding sequence ATGAGACGGATCATCCTCGTCCTGCTGCTCCTGGCCGCTGCGGGCACCCTGGTGGGCATGGCCGTGGTCCAGCACCCCGGCTACGTACTCTTCGCCTACAAGGGCTTCCGCTACGAGTCCAGCCTCTGGGCCTTCCTCGCCCTGGTCGCCGTGGTGGTGCTGCTGCTCTGGCTGGTGCGCGCGCTGCTGACCCTGGTGTTCGTCTCCGGCGGCGTGGTCAACCCCTGGTCCCGGCGCAACGCCCGCCGTCGGGTGCGCCTGGCCTCCGAGCAGGGCCTGCTGGACCTGGCCGAAGGCCGTTGGGCCCGCGCCCTGCGCCACCTGCGCCGTGCCGCCGAGGCCGACCCTCAGCCCTTGATGTACTACCTCGGTGCGGCCCGTGCGGCCAACCGCATCGGCCAGTACGAGGAGAGCGACCAGCTCCTCGAACGCGCCCTGGAGCGCCAGCCGCAGGCCGAGCTGGCCATCGCCCTGGCCCATGCCGAACTGCAACAGGAGCGTGGCGAGACCGATGCCGCGCTGGAGACCCTCAAGGTCATGCAGGAGCGCCATCCGCGCCACCACCAGGTGCTGCGCCAGTTGCTCCAGCTGTATCGCCAGCGCGGTGACTCGGCGGCCCTGGTCGGCCTGCTGCCCGACCTGCGCAAGAACAAGGCGCTACCGGAATCCGAACTCAACCAGCTGGAGCTGAGCGTGTGGAGCGACCGCCTGGTGCACGCCGGGCAGGCCGGCCTCAACGAGGGCGAGACCGCGCTCAACCCGCTGATCCAGGCCTGGCAGCATCTTTCCGCCGCGCAGCGCGCCGAGCCACGCCTGGTGCTGGCGTTCGCCGACCAGCTGCGTCACCTGGGGGCCGAGCCCGAGGCCGAGGAGGCGGTGCGCATTGCCCTCAAGCGTGGCTATGACGACGCCCTGGTGCGCTTCTACGGACGCCTGCGTGGCGCCGATCCGGCGCGCCAGCTGCAGACCGCCGAAGCCTTCCTCAAGGACCACCCGACCGACCCGGCGCTGTTCCTCACCCTGGGCCGGCTGTGCCTGCAGAACAGCCTGTGGGGCAAGGCACGCGAGTATTTCGATACCGGCCTGAGCTTCTCCCGCGAGCCGGAGCTCTGCGCCGAGCAGGCGCGCCTGCTGGCGCAGATGGGCGAGCTGGAACGCAGCAACCAACTGTTCCAGGAAGGCCTGGTGCAGCACCTGCCCGCCCTGCCCCTGCCCGGCGAACGCGTCGCCTGA
- a CDS encoding PQQ-dependent sugar dehydrogenase, giving the protein MRRLLALLLFMPLLAQAQLPLDRIRLPPGFRIEVLSDQLPSAREMAWGANGTLFVGSNAAGRVYALDTTSGRVRTLASGLQMPVGVAFHEGDLYVSAISRILRLRDIEAHLDAPPQPEQVGPSFPAETHHGWKFIAFGPDGKLYVPVGAPCNVCERDPDRYAALHRMNPDGSDLERVARGIRNTVGFDWHPKTGELWFSDNGRDLLGDDTPDCELNRITAPNQHFGFPYCHAGSVADPEFGTRPCEDFVAPVARLGPHVAPLGLRFYTGSQFPTEYRDNLFIAEHGSWNRSEKIGYRIKRVELNEDGSLKRQSVFAEGWLEDGEVWGRPADVLVAPDGSLLVSDDQAGAIYRISYEGS; this is encoded by the coding sequence ATGCGTCGGTTACTCGCCCTGTTGCTTTTCATGCCCCTGCTGGCCCAGGCGCAACTGCCCCTGGACAGGATCCGCCTGCCGCCGGGGTTCCGCATCGAAGTCCTCAGCGACCAATTGCCCAGCGCCCGGGAGATGGCCTGGGGCGCCAATGGCACGCTGTTCGTGGGCAGCAATGCCGCCGGCAGGGTCTATGCGCTGGACACCACCAGCGGCCGCGTACGCACCCTCGCCAGCGGGCTGCAGATGCCGGTCGGCGTAGCCTTCCACGAGGGTGACCTGTATGTCTCGGCGATCAGCCGCATCCTGCGCCTGCGCGACATCGAGGCACATCTGGATGCGCCACCGCAGCCCGAGCAGGTCGGCCCGTCCTTCCCCGCCGAAACCCATCACGGCTGGAAGTTCATCGCCTTCGGCCCCGACGGCAAGCTCTACGTGCCGGTGGGTGCGCCCTGCAACGTCTGCGAACGCGACCCCGATCGCTACGCCGCACTGCACCGCATGAACCCCGACGGCAGCGACCTGGAACGGGTGGCCCGGGGGATCCGCAACACCGTGGGGTTCGACTGGCATCCGAAGACCGGCGAGCTGTGGTTCAGCGACAACGGCCGCGACCTGCTCGGCGATGACACGCCGGACTGCGAACTCAACCGCATCACCGCACCCAACCAGCACTTCGGCTTTCCCTACTGCCACGCCGGCAGTGTCGCCGACCCCGAGTTCGGCACACGCCCCTGCGAGGACTTCGTCGCCCCGGTCGCCAGGCTCGGCCCGCACGTGGCGCCGCTCGGGCTGCGCTTCTACACCGGCAGCCAGTTCCCGACGGAGTACCGCGACAACCTGTTCATCGCCGAGCACGGCTCGTGGAACCGCAGCGAGAAGATCGGCTACCGCATCAAGCGCGTGGAACTGAACGAGGATGGCAGCCTCAAGCGCCAGAGCGTGTTCGCCGAAGGCTGGCTGGAGGATGGCGAGGTCTGGGGGCGCCCGGCGGACGTGCTGGTAGCGCCGGATGGCTCGCTGCTGGTCAGTGACGACCAGGCCGGAGCCATCTACCGCATCAGCTACGAGGGTTCGTGA
- a CDS encoding disulfide bond formation protein B, which produces MTLASPRSLFFAAFLACVAVMGGALYLEHAMGLEPCPLCIVQRIFIILFGVVCLIAAVHAPQARGRRVYAGLALLFAAGGAATAGRQVWLQGVPADQLPACLPSLEYMIDALPFQEIIKLMLHGTADCAEVTWTLFGMSIPEWSLLAFAGCILFSLYQMLRRA; this is translated from the coding sequence ATGACCCTGGCCAGCCCCCGTTCCCTGTTCTTCGCCGCCTTCCTCGCCTGTGTCGCCGTCATGGGCGGTGCGCTCTACCTGGAACACGCGATGGGCCTGGAGCCCTGCCCCCTGTGCATCGTGCAGCGCATCTTCATCATCCTCTTCGGCGTGGTCTGCCTGATCGCCGCCGTGCACGCGCCCCAGGCCCGTGGTCGTCGTGTCTACGCCGGGCTGGCGCTGCTGTTCGCCGCGGGCGGCGCCGCGACCGCCGGCCGCCAGGTCTGGCTGCAGGGCGTGCCCGCGGACCAGCTTCCGGCCTGCCTGCCGAGCCTGGAATACATGATAGATGCGCTGCCCTTCCAGGAAATCATCAAGCTGATGCTGCACGGCACGGCCGATTGCGCCGAAGTCACCTGGACCCTGTTCGGCATGAGCATTCCCGAGTGGAGCCTGCTGGCGTTCGCCGGCTGCATCCTCTTCTCGCTCTACCAGATGTTGCGCCGCGCCTGA
- the rsd gene encoding sigma D regulator: MLESCQNAQERWGGVHQLIDRWLLERQELVRVFTSVSDRPQAPAVEDLQGFCEVLVDYVSAGHFEVYEQLLNEAKAFGDQRGLDLAKQIYPRIEAITEVALSFNDCCDGSASREVCLATELKRLGPLLHERFELEDCLIEVLHNAHQNQGAQLA; this comes from the coding sequence ATGCTCGAAAGTTGCCAGAACGCTCAGGAACGTTGGGGTGGGGTACACCAGTTGATCGACCGCTGGTTGCTGGAGCGCCAGGAACTGGTCAGGGTCTTCACCAGTGTCAGCGACAGACCCCAGGCACCTGCGGTGGAAGACCTGCAGGGATTCTGCGAAGTACTGGTCGACTACGTGTCGGCGGGGCACTTCGAGGTCTACGAACAACTGCTCAACGAGGCCAAGGCCTTTGGCGACCAGCGCGGCCTGGATCTCGCCAAGCAGATCTACCCCCGTATCGAAGCCATCACCGAGGTCGCGTTGAGCTTCAACGACTGCTGCGACGGCAGCGCCAGCCGCGAAGTCTGCCTGGCCACCGAGCTCAAGCGCCTCGGTCCATTGCTGCACGAGCGCTTCGAACTGGAGGACTGCCTCATCGAGGTGCTGCACAACGCCCACCAGAACCAGGGCGCGCAGCTCGCGTGA
- a CDS encoding FKBP-type peptidyl-prolyl cis-trans isomerase — translation MRILAPLLFCLFALPLQAADEQKDLAYSMGVKLGERLRQEAPGLQLDSLLRGLAQAYRGEKPELDAQRMEQLLDAHETALERNGQDMQKAIAAEKRFIALERGKYGVRELKDGVLVTELRAGSGAKPGAHSQVRVNYRGQLADGSVFDESDGPQWFRLDSVIAGWRDALQEMPVGAKWRLVIPSAQAYGAEGAGDLIPPHAPLVFDLELLEVR, via the coding sequence ATGCGCATCCTCGCCCCCCTGCTTTTCTGCCTCTTCGCTCTTCCCCTTCAAGCCGCCGACGAGCAGAAGGATCTCGCCTACAGCATGGGCGTGAAACTGGGGGAGCGGCTGCGCCAGGAAGCACCGGGCCTGCAGTTGGACTCACTGCTGCGCGGGCTCGCCCAGGCCTATCGCGGCGAGAAGCCGGAGCTCGATGCGCAGCGCATGGAACAGCTGCTCGATGCCCACGAGACGGCCCTCGAACGCAACGGCCAGGACATGCAGAAAGCCATCGCCGCGGAGAAGCGCTTCATCGCGCTGGAACGTGGCAAGTACGGTGTGCGCGAGTTGAAGGATGGCGTGCTGGTGACCGAACTGCGGGCCGGCAGCGGCGCGAAACCGGGCGCGCATTCGCAGGTGCGGGTGAACTATCGCGGGCAGTTGGCCGACGGCAGCGTGTTCGACGAGAGCGACGGGCCGCAATGGTTCCGCCTCGACAGCGTGATCGCCGGGTGGCGGGATGCGTTGCAGGAGATGCCGGTAGGGGCGAAGTGGCGCCTGGTGATTCCTTCGGCCCAGGCCTATGGCGCGGAAGGCGCGGGGGACCTGATTCCGCCCCACGCGCCCCTGGTGTTCGACCTCGAGCTGCTCGAGGTCCGCTGA